AAATTCAACCATCGAGTGAATTATAGATTGCGGATGAATCGCCACGTCGATACGATCGGCCCCGACACCAAAAAGCCAATGCGCCTCGATAACTTCAAGCCCTTTATTCATCAGTGTGGCGGAATCTATCGTTATTTTAGCGCCCATGGACCAATTGGGATGTTTTAAAGCGCGGGCTACGGTGATCGATGAAAAATCCTCCGCCGGGGTATGTAGAAAGGGGCCTCCGGATGCCGTGAGAATAAGTTTTCGAACGCTGCGCATATCTTCACCGACAAGGCACTGAAAAAGTGCGCTGTGCTCGCTGTCAATCGGTATAAGCCGCGCTTGGTGTTTGCTCAGAAGTCCGTTGACGATAGCGCCCCCGACAACAAGCGTTTCTTTATTGGCTAAACCTATATCTTTACCGGCACGAATCGCCTCAATCGTAGGTAAAAATCCGGCAAATCCTACAATCGCGCCGATCATGAGGTCGTAATTTTCGTCACGCGCCATTTGTACGATGGCATCGTGTCCATGATAGATACGGATACCTGTACCGGATAGACCGCTGTGCAATTGGGTGTAACCTTCATCGGAGACGATAGCTACAGATTGCGGTTTAAATTCCAGCGCTTGTTTGATTAACAACTCGGCGTTGGTGTTTGCGGTTAGACATTGGACGGTAAAACGATCGGGATGATTGCGTATAACCTGCAAAACATTCTCGCCGATAGAGCCGGTTGAACCAAATAACCCGATGCGTTTCATACTCTCACTTAGTTTTGTGCGCCGCCATAATAACAAAAAACCATTTCAAACAAAAGAAAAACACACTTTGCGTATCCTGCCTTTGCGCGTGTTTATGTGATAACTTCCACAAAGCAAAATTACTTTTTTAAGCGGGATAGTATAGCAGGATTGGTTATCGCAGAAAGATGTTTGATTTTGGAATATTCGGCGGCGATAATGTTCTGTACTTGATCTTTCAGATCGTCTTTGGCTTCCGGCATCATTCCATCGGTGCTTATCGGCGGCGAAAAAACCAATTCGACCGTTTGCCCAAAACGAATATCGAACACTCCTTCAAACTTATGTATAACATTGATGGTACCGCTGATCGTGACAGGCACCACATCCACTTGTGCGTCGATTGCCAATATGAATGCCCCTTTTTTGAATGGACGCAACTCCCCGTCTATACTGCGTGTACCGTCGGCGTATATAACGATATTCGTCCCGTCATGTATTTTTTTTGCCGCGCGATGAAGACTTTCTGCTGCACGCTGACGATTCCCTCGGTCTATGGCGATAAAATCCAGCAACCAAAGTATAAACCCAAAAAAAGGAACCCATAACAATTCTTTTTTATGGATCATTCGGAGCTGTTTGGGGGTATAAGCCATCATGAGCGGAATGTCAAATAAGCCTTGGTGGTTGCTTATAAAAATATACACATGGTCCGGACGAATGTGCTCCAGGCCGCGAACCCGCGCACGTACACCGGCCATACGAAGTATCGTTCGCGCCCAAAATTTTTCGACGGCATGCGTAGCCTTAGAACGCGGCCCGAATAGCGCCGCGACTGTCGCTACAATAATCATGAGAAATGTAAAAACGACGGCCGCTATTATCGTCAACAGCGATCGTAAAGGTGAGCGATTACCAAATTCAGTATTCATTTATTTTTTGGCTGAAATGATAGCGCGAACGGTTTCTTCCACATGCAAATCCGATGCGGATTGATCACGCTGTTGGGTTTCGTATAATGTACAATCGCTTCCGATGCAAGCGCCATGGCACGCTATACATCCGGGGTTATGCGCATCGGATGTACCATACGTGGCACGAATGGTTTCTAATTTATGCACTTGCTGCGGCGATAATATTTTTGCACCGCCGAGGCTTTTCGCCACAAACAAAATATGCGCATAGTGCTCGACACGTTCTAATTTGTAATACGCATCATACACATCCCTACCGCATGTTACAACGCCATGATTGGCTAATAAACATGCATCAGCGTGGCGAATAATCGGACGTACAGAATCCGGAAGTTCCGTCGTCGAAGGCGTGGCATACGGCGCTAAGGGTATCGAACCCAGCGTCGTTACGATTTCCGCCAATACACAATCTTTGAGTTCGATCTGCGCCGTCGCAAAACCTGTCGCATGAACAGGATGCGCATGCACCACGGAATTTACATCCTTCCGCTCTTCGTAAATCGCTAGATGCATTTTGATTTCGGTCGAGGGTTTGCACGCCCCTTCGATAACGCGGCCTTGCATATCCAAAACAACCATATCCTCCGCACGCATAAAGCCCTTGCTTATGCCTGTGGGGGTTGCGATGATCCTATCACCGACTCGCACACTGATATTGCCGTCATTGGATGCAACATAATTACGTGCATACATCCTGCGCCCGCATTCGACGATATCTAAACGTATTTGAAATTCTTCGTTCATGTTTTTCAATATTGGCCTAATAATATTTCTTTTATAAACCAAAGACAAGATGAACTTCAGTGATTGTATCACGCTCCTGTAAGTACCTCAAAAATCGACTCCACAAAATTTACTCTGCTTCATTTTCGATTAAGGCATTCATTTTTAATCATGCTCTCCTTTTTCTGATGTAAAAAATTTCACTCAATTTTAAATCAATTAACAGCGGCGGCCATTTTGTCATAAAAAATGACATTTGGTTCATATCGGAAACTGAAAACAATGACAATTTGTCGTTAAAATTATTGTGTCGGCTATAAGCGCTGTTAATAAAATTATGTTTTTTTTAATTTTGATATTTTT
This is a stretch of genomic DNA from bacterium. It encodes these proteins:
- a CDS encoding 1-deoxy-D-xylulose-5-phosphate reductoisomerase translates to MKRIGLFGSTGSIGENVLQVIRNHPDRFTVQCLTANTNAELLIKQALEFKPQSVAIVSDEGYTQLHSGLSGTGIRIYHGHDAIVQMARDENYDLMIGAIVGFAGFLPTIEAIRAGKDIGLANKETLVVGGAIVNGLLSKHQARLIPIDSEHSALFQCLVGEDMRSVRKLILTASGGPFLHTPAEDFSSITVARALKHPNWSMGAKITIDSATLMNKGLEVIEAHWLFGVGADRIDVAIHPQSIIHSMVEFVDGSTKAQLGVPDMKVPIQYAMTYPERMTNNFDVFDFRKWNRLDFYEPDRNKFRCLKLAYDALETGGSMPAVLNAANEIAVAGFLQEKIRFTDIASSIESAMQAHTCVRDPDIASVIETDRWARAYAQKTCL
- a CDS encoding 1-acyl-sn-glycerol-3-phosphate acyltransferase — its product is MNTEFGNRSPLRSLLTIIAAVVFTFLMIIVATVAALFGPRSKATHAVEKFWARTILRMAGVRARVRGLEHIRPDHVYIFISNHQGLFDIPLMMAYTPKQLRMIHKKELLWVPFFGFILWLLDFIAIDRGNRQRAAESLHRAAKKIHDGTNIVIYADGTRSIDGELRPFKKGAFILAIDAQVDVVPVTISGTINVIHKFEGVFDIRFGQTVELVFSPPISTDGMMPEAKDDLKDQVQNIIAAEYSKIKHLSAITNPAILSRLKK
- a CDS encoding class II aldolase/adducin family protein, with the protein product MNEEFQIRLDIVECGRRMYARNYVASNDGNISVRVGDRIIATPTGISKGFMRAEDMVVLDMQGRVIEGACKPSTEIKMHLAIYEERKDVNSVVHAHPVHATGFATAQIELKDCVLAEIVTTLGSIPLAPYATPSTTELPDSVRPIIRHADACLLANHGVVTCGRDVYDAYYKLERVEHYAHILFVAKSLGGAKILSPQQVHKLETIRATYGTSDAHNPGCIACHGACIGSDCTLYETQQRDQSASDLHVEETVRAIISAKK